In the genome of Brachypodium distachyon strain Bd21 chromosome 3, Brachypodium_distachyon_v3.0, whole genome shotgun sequence, the window CCCCCTCCCAATTTGAAAAGGGTATTATGAACTTTCACGTTGGTAAATTTTTTAAAAGGAAAtcagatttattttttctttctcatcaCTGCCGCAGCCCTCCTCGGCAGTTGGCGTGTGCTGTGCCATGGCAGATCTGGATGGAATTGGAAAGAGAGCAAGGCCTGCAGCCTGCGATTGCCTTGCCCATGGAATGGAAGATAGTAAATCGATCCATGCATCAAGCATTTTCTTTTACAGTGAATCGATCCATCATGGACTCTTCATACTGGAGCTTATTGCCATCCGTCTACCATGTGAACAGGAACAGCCATGCAACTTGAATCAATTATCACTACACGATTAGACGCGCGAGATCTGACGCCGGGCGCGAAAGAAGGCAGGGGTGGTGGGGGTTTGGGTAGACAGAGGAAGAGGTACTGTAAATTTAATACTCTCCTGATGGATTTAGATAGCCATAGCCTCTTGGATCGAATGAAATAGTATGTAGGAAAGCACTTGAAGGTCCATACATACACTCTAGGACATACCCATACAGTTTTAAAAAGAGACTGCTGAGATTCATACACTCTAAAAACAACTTGAAAGGCTGAAGAAACTGCTGAGATTCATACGCTCTAAAAACAACTTGAAGGCTGAGAAAATCTCTGAGATCCATACGCTCTAACGTAACATCGCACGTACCTCAAGTCTGAATCTTTGTCGCGCAGGCAGGATCACAACAGATCTCTCAAGTCTGAATCTCTGTTCCTCATGACGGCAGGAGGAGAATGGAACGAAGAAGGGAAGAGGATGGTTAAGGTCCGGATGCGGTGGAGGAAACGGCCGGGTGAGATTGTGAGAAGGAACGAACAGAGAAGCTGCTGAATTATTGGCTTCTACAGTAGCTTACTAGCTCCCAGTACAGCCTGCTGAATTATTGGCTTCCACAGTGAGCTGGCTGTGCACATGCCTGGTACCATCGCTCCTTAATTGCGCACTGTCACTACTCACTGTGCATGCGCCGGAGTAGAGGACAGAGGACGCAGGCGCTGAGACAAGTAGACAGAACCACAATCAATTTTCTTCAGGACCGTCGAATATCTCCCGGTAGAatatctcctcctcctcgtcatgTAGAATATCTCGAAAAAGTGAAATCAGCTTATATATGGTCGCCATCAAAATGTGTGATATGAAAACATTGGCGCGAGGTCTTTTTGTTTTCGGAGATTTTTCGTCTGTTTTTTCACATGTTCCACAACCCAAAACATGTGCTCCTCGTTTGAACACTTAAATTGAATCCGAAggcatttttccttttgcatcGTTCCAAGACATTTCCATTTTCGgcctcgatctcctccacTAGTTGCCGGGCATAAACTCTCCGCTATAGCTTATGGAACACGTCAAGTCTGTCAACCGTGTTGCCTCGTTGAACGAAAACGTTTTCACTTGATGAAAGCGGAATCATGGAATACGCgaaagcttcttctttttttatctcATTTCCCGGAAATAGGTCTCTCTCCTCTgcccccctctccctctctctggaTCCTACCGCCATGGCCGACGCGCcctccgcttcctcctcctcccccggcggctccccgccgccgcagccgcagccggaGAGCGAAGGCGgatccatctcctccatggtCGCCTCGTCCGCgacctccgcggcggcggccgccgcggattTCACGCGGCGGGGTGAGGCATTCAGCGCCGACATGGTCGCTGCCGCCAGGGCCACCGTCGACACGGCCACCGCCCACGCGCACTCGTCCGCCATCGCCGCTTCTGATGCCGCCAACGatgccatggccgccgccctcgccgccttccccaCCCTCACCAACGCCGCGAAGGTGCCCCCCCTCTTCTGGAACCATCCATTCCCCTCACTCTTCCGATTCGGTCACACCGAAATTCGCTCAAGCTCCAACTTGGTTGTTTAATTGTAGGAAGAGCTGGAATGGGTCAAGAAGGAGTACTTGGCTCGTGAGCAGATGGCGCTGGGCAAGATCAAAGGTGCGCCTTTTGGTGTTTGTTGTCTAATTGTTTGGGGGGTATCTATGGATTGATATGTAGCATTGTTCATATATGTATGTCTGATTGATGACTTTCAGTGCCACATTGGTGTGGCTGTATATTTTGTAATCAATTATTTGAAACTCAATTTGCTGTCTTTGCAGAGGGTGTCATCATGGCAATCGAGCATCCAGGCATTGCCGCAGGCTCTGCCACAGTTGCAGGAATTGTGCTGCTCAAAAGTAATGCCATTTCGTCTGAACTCATTTGCTTTGTGGCGACGCCTTATGTTTGATAAGTTCAAGCTGTTTGTATTAGTATTTAGTTGGTTCTTGTTTGTTACTCACAAAGAAATACGCTACTTGCATGTCTAAGTCTTTGCGAAATAATGCTCTTGTAGAGGATAATGAGTTTTTGTTCTTAGTGCCGCACGATGGACCTTATATCGGaatttaaaaaatttattGCTCATTTCTTACAGTTGATTGGTATATCTTGAGACCTCCACGAACCAGTTACCTGCATCCTAATTAAATTGTCATGCACAGATCGTCTTTTCCTGTAGGTTCAAATTAACTGATTGCATTGTTCTTAGAATATCGGATTAGGCGAATAACATTAAAGCTGCTAAGAAATTCAAATTATCCGACTTCTAATCTGTAGACATAGATGCCTAGCACTTCTTGGTACTGAATTACAAGGTTGTTGGTTCAGTGGAAGTTTGCTCCATGAATGTTGAAAAATTGTTTTTCTTATATACTGCTAAATTTAGTATGGCTGACAATGAGTCATTCCAGGGCCAAGGAGCTACTTAATACAACGTGTACGACGAATATTTGTCAGCAAGGAGGTAAGCACTATGTGTCAGTTTAATTAGTTCATACTTTAGCGAGACTCCTTGACTATGCTATCTGCTAGCTTCATGTTCCAGTAGCTACATCAAGTCATCAACCATTTTTCTTATAACTTGTCATCTCTTACGAGGTGGCTAACTCTGTACTGATTGTACATCATGTTTTACTATTTACATGTTCTGATACGATTCCTTCTGTTTGTACCTTTTAGAACAAAAATGAAACAGTTTTCTGAAGTTCATTTATTTTACATACAGTTTTCAAAAGCATGGTTGATTTTCCTTAGAAATGACAAAGATAAATAGACTTGTTGTCTAACACAAGTTTCCATATTGTAGACCCTACTTTCCGGCATCCAAGCTGAAGTGAATCACATGCGGCAAACTGTCAATCTTGTATCCAATGAAAGCCAAAAATTGATGGTAACTTTCTGTATGTATATTTAGAAAGCGGAGACATTTATTTCAACTTGGGAACTAATGTTACTCATGGTTAAAATTATTGCATATGGAATCAAGGATAGAGCAGCAACGGCAGAAAAAAGATTCCAGAAAGGATGGAATACACTCAGGCATGTTTTTCATTGTTTCGACCTGTTAACTTTGGGGCTTAATATAACATAGGGGTGAATGTATACTTTCTCAGGGAAGAAGGGCGCGCCATTCAAAGTGAGCTGAAGCAGATTAGTGATATTGAAAACCAAGTAGTAGGTGTGTAGCAATTCCTTGAGAGATCACTGCTTTATCTTATGACTCTGAATTTCAGTGTAGAAATTTCTTGTCTTCAATCTTACATATAATAAAATGCTCCCTCTTAGGTCTCAAAGGAATTCTTGATCAGCTTCCGAGAGCACATGCATCTGAATTTCGATCAGAGGTTAGTATCTGCAACAGTACTACTATCCACCTCTTCAACTAGGTACAGCAAATAAAATCAGGATGTAGCCTTCTACTAAATGTGCCCACAGCCCACTAGTAGCAACCTGTACTTTCCAAACTAGGTGCTTCAGCCGGCCACAGTAGATTGCACCCATCTTCTCAAACCATTGATGGCCCTGACCTAATATCCTCTAACATAAATTCGTGTCACTactgtcttttcttttccttgcaGATTTCTGGTCTAGCCTCCCAGGTCAAGAAGGAGAAGCGTGTGCTTAACTCTGCCCTCACGAAGATTGTGAATTATGGTGTCCCTATCTAACTACCTCTGCCATTTTCACCACACGAGGAAGATTAAAGGCTAGCCCTGGTGGATCTTTTGCTGCAAAATAGTCCCGAAGGAATGGGAAAACAATAAGTTTTGTCACTCTTGCAGACCTGTAAAATGTTTCTGCTGCGCTAAACTCTGAGTCTCTGACTAGCGACAGATGAAATTTTGGCTCATCGACATTGACTGATGTATTTTTATACTTTTGGTATGGTTTACAGTTCTCTCATTGCAGTATGTGTTTGCATGATGCTGCCACTATATATGACACTACTAGGTAACAATAATTTGTTAACGTGTATGGTTTTTTGTAAGTGCAAAATTTTACCCATATAAGATTCAACAAGTTGTACAAGGTAAAATACAATTCCAGCGCACATGTCTTAAGAAATTAGCTAAAAGGTTTTCAGATGTTAACATGGAAATGCCATAACTGAGGAGACAAATGCCAAATGGGCTGAAGCCGTAAATCAATCAGAACTGCAGATATAACATACTCCGTAGGAAAAACACGACTCTCTCAAGCTTTCCTTCTCTGAATCCTGGCAGGTTATGCAGACTAAAATGATTAAGGATTGACCTGAAAACTGCAATGGCCATTGGAGAACATAAGGACATCAAGTGTGCAGATATAGTATACAACTCACTGATACTTCAACACATTTGCAGAATGGCCTGACCTCACACTCTTTAAGTTGCAACATGTCAAGTACATGTCTATCAATATGGCATGAGGATGGAATTACATATCATTCTCTGCTTTCTTCTCTACTGAATGATGAATCGACATACCTGGACTCACTAATCAATTTATCAGTTTCATCCAGGGCTAGCAAATACCAAATCAACATGCAACATACTAAACAGAGTGATAACTTTGTCATGCCATACGTAGTTACCAATTCCAATGGTCCATTCTTGGTTCATGTAAGCCAAAAATTAGCAGGCACTTCCGCTCTGCAAGCGGCATCATAGGCTTCGGCAAGGTGCGGCGCAGCTTCGCTGTGAGGGCATATGAACTTCTCCATGAACACCTTCTCGCTGACCATgactgttttgtagtagtcCCTGTCATGATCCAGCAACCCATGTTCCTTGAGAAACTTTATGACGCAGTACCGGGGTTTGAGCCGGCCCTCCAAGCTATAACTGAGCATGACGGGCCGGCGAGCAATGTACGCCGGTTCCAACCCCACCTCGGAGATCAGGAACTCTGCCCTGCGCCGCAGCATGTCCTTGGAATTCGTCAGCACCATCGGAGCCTTGGACACGGCAACAGCCACCTCGTCGTCCGACCACCCGAACGTCACCTTCAAGTTCTCGACTTTGGCGGCGGTCTTCTTCTCGCTGAGGAACGCGACGGCCTGAACATCCCGGAGCCGCGGGGCACGCCCACGACGCCCTCGGCGCAAGCCGCCATCGCCCGGACGCGCTCCGGGTCGGCcgagagcagcagcggcaggggGTTGCACAGCTTGGCAATGTCGCGAGCACCTAGCCCGCACTGCTCCCGCAGGAACGCGGCGTTGGGCCTGACGACGGCGTCGAGGTCGGCCGAGAGGAGGCGGGAGTTCTTCCTGAGAGTCCGGAGGAGGTCCACGGCGGAGCCCAGGAGGCGCAGGTAGTAGCGCAGCTTGGAGACGATGGACCAGCGGCGGAAGTGGCTgggggcgaggacgacgaggctgGCGACCTCGGGACGCGacaggccgccggcgccggcggtgagcGCGGCGACGTTGGGCGCCAGGGTTTTCTTCACGCTGGCGCAGAGGAACCTGGGGTCCttggcgacgacggcggcgatgtcggcgatggagaggccgaggccgccggagaggaaggcgacgacggcgtcggGGTTGGAGGGGGGCTTGAGGTGTGATAGCTTGGCGGAGGCCTTGAGCGCCTGGGCTCGGGTCAGGCCGCAGGCGTCGACGAGGTATTCCTCCATGGTGAACCCGGCGCGGCTTGGGGAAATTGaggcctcggcggcgccggtggcgagGGAAAGGGGCAGATTTGTTTTGGTGTTATCTGCCTTGCTGCCGTATAATAGCTGTACAGTGAAGTAGACTAGAGTAAATGGGGCTGTCAAAATAAAAGCAGACTAGAGTAAATGGGGAAATTTTCTCCTTATGTCTTGCGAGGAATAAGTTTTCGTTAAACCTTTTTTTGGAAGATTATAAGAAGTTGCCAATTAATCACCTGGAAATCTTTTTTGCATCATGGGAATTTGTTGGAAGTGTGTAAATTTAGTTGAAAGTTTCCCCACTTCGAAAGCTCTCTCACAAAATTTCAAAGTTCTCTAAAAAAATCTGGAAGTTCTTTCGCAAACTGTAGAAGTTCATGGGAGTTCCAGAATTCTTGCAACTTGTTTCATGGGAATTTTAGGAGTTCTTTCAATCATATAAATCGATATCTTGTCTTTAAGGAATTTTGGGAACTTCAGCAGCTCTCACCGGCCGTGGGAATGCGACGATAGGATGCCGCCACCGTCTGCATTGGGCGAAAGGAAACTCCTTGGGTTTCACAACCCCAAAGGTAACAACATGAATTCATTCAACTGCATCAAGCATTGGCTGAATCCGAAGCAGAGTTTACCAACCTGCTTCTTTCCCATGGAGAAAGACTGCAAAGCCAGCAAATTTTAGGTTTCTATTCGCCCTGCAGCGGCAATAGGAACAGCCGCACTTTGTTGGTCTATCTGGAAGGCGCGTAATAATGCTTGTTTTCAATGTATATTTCCTAGTGATCCTTCTAATCTGGTTATCTTTATCTGTCATTGGCTGGACTACTGGGCGGGCTTGCAGAAGCCTAAGGCTCGACGACAGCTTGTTGACGCGGCATCTCTTCTGAAGAGGGTGGTGACTGAAGCTATTGACAGAACTCATGGCTGGGGGTGTTGCATCGCCTTGAAGTTTAATTCTGTGGTGTAGTGTCTGCTTATGGTAGCTCAGTACGGAAGTTTATGTTCAGTTTTGGAGTTTAATTCTGATGTATCTCAGTCTAGCTTTTTCCTTGTATTGCACAGACTGGGCGGAGTCCTGGCTGTGTATTTACATTCTGTAAGACTTTTGTGGACACGCGGTTTCTTGAATGAAATCGGGAGCATGGCtccttcctctaaaaaaaaaagccagcaaattttgaccaaaaattgaAGTAGCAATCAATAGCTAGCCACAAGTAGAAAATTGGAACGATCAGCTCCTGGATTTCTTTGCAAATTTCAATCTGCCTGTTGGTATCAGTCTGCACAACAAACACATTCATACTGGAGTATCTGCACATTCCATTAAACGGCGCAAGTAATCACCAATTTACGAAAATTAACGAAAATTGGATTCTGGCACTTCAGCTGATACATCTGAAACCAATGCTACAATGTCGATGTTGTTAGACGAAATGCTACTCTTGTGCTAATAATTGTCCTAAATAAGAAACGCACTGCACAATTCATCAACACCAATCTATTTCCAACTTGAATTTGATCCATTTATCTACCTTCCTGGAGCAGCACAAGTGGTCAACTGGTCATGCTACAATCATTCACACGAGTTACTGAATCCAAAACAGAAATAAGAACAGAATTACCAGTAAAAGGGATGAAAGGTGGTACTTGATACATGCCTAGCATGCAGGCGTCACATCGAGCAACCGTCTTATTAAGAGCATCAAAACAATCAGCTGGGTACTCCCAAAATGAGCAACAGAGGTTATTAGTATTGCTTAAAGACAATTAGCAGGACATTATGGCTGTTGCAGCTCGTGAGCTTATAGGCACAGATAAAGCTAAACGCTTTTGAGAAGCTACTGCACAACTAATGTTGTGAAACCACAGTTCCTCTATTTTTGATACTACCAGATACAGTATCAATTATCAAATATGCGAGTACTAAGTAGTAGAGATCCCATGGACAGCCCAGGGACCTGAAATGATTGAAAGTTGACAGCCCATGGAGTAGAAATAAGAACCTTCCATGTATGACGAGTATACCAACTGGCTCGCCCAACAGTTAATAACAtaaatacaagaaaaaaaaaggaaaagagtcATACAAAGTAGTAAATCATGCATTGCTTTCACAACAGTTAATCTCTTCAAACAAAGATACTGCAGAAGGTTCTCATAAAACTTCAGGATAAACAAGCGCATAAACAAGCCATGCTTTCTTCAGTATTGAGTGATGACATGAGTCATGAGGATATCAAGGATACGAAATTATCAGTTTCATCAGGTGTTAGCAGCGAGCAAAGCAGCACGTAACAAACATACTATAGCAGATAACGAAAATCCAGTTAGGCAAGAACACTTACAtctcgtttggcacccatcatttgggcatagaattgtagaattcattttgaattccaaaaaacaacttgtttggttggcacggaattagccacatgaattcaatctcaaattccatggaatcacactataactGGCCTCAGTTCCTCCCTAAAAGACATCATTTCtctagaattgtctctcactcttcaattccatgtggcagacaaacatgatttttcaacccggaattcaaattcaaccaaatgaaatcctatcaaaaattggatttcatttcattttgatcaaataaaatgaattcttggttgccaaacgagctgttaaCGTGAAATACCATCTTACTAGGCAGTTACCAATTTTCAAAGGGTGTTCTGTCTGTTCTTTGTTCATGGAAATTTTAATCTAGATGGCACTTCCCCTTTGCAAGCGGCGGCATAGTCTTCAGCGAGGTGTGGTGCAGCTTCCTTGTGAGGGCATATGTACTTCTCCAGGAATACCTTCTCACTGATCGTGACTGTACTAAAGTAGTCTCGGTCGAGATCTAGCAATCCATTTGCCTTGAGAAACTTTACAGCATAGTACCTGGGTCTGGTCCGGCCCTCCGGGCTGTAATTGACCAAACTCGGCCGATGAGCAATGTACGCCGGTTCGAGCCCCACCTCGGAGATGAGGAACTCGGACCTACTCTGCAGCATGTCCTTAGACCTCCTCAGCAACGATGGAgccttagaaatagcaatgcGTGTCTCGGCATCTGACCACCTGAACGCCTTCTTCAAGTACTCTGCTTGTGTGGCCATCTTCTCTTCGCTGAGGTATGTGACAGACTCCAGCGCGTCGATGAACGCCCCGGAGCTGCAGGGCACATCTAGACCTTTGGCCAATTCCACCCCCTTCCGGAAACGCTGCGGGTTGATGCTGAGAATACACGGTGCTCTGATGCACAGCTTGGCAATATCGCAAGCACCTAGCCCGCACTCCTGCAGGAACGCCACATTGAGCTTGGTCACCCTTTCGAGATCGGACGTGAGGAGGTAGTAGCTGCGTTTGATCGCCCGAAGGAGGTTCTcggaggagccgaggagggtCAGGTAGTACTGCACCTTGGAGACAATAGATCTAAGGCGTATTTTGACGCTGGAGAGCAAGAAGAGGCTGGCAATCTCGGAGCGCGATAGACCGAGGCCAGTGAGCTCGGCGACCATGGGGGCCAGAGTCCTCTCCACGCCCATGCAGAGTAACTTGGGGTTcttggcgacggcggcggcgacatcggCGCTGGAGaagccaaggccggcgaggaaggcgacgacggcgtcggGCTTGGAGGGAGACTTGAGGTGGGAGAGCTTCGTGGACGCCTTGAGCGCCTGGGCCCGGGTCAGGCCGCAGGTGCCGACGAGGTAGTCCTCCACGGCGAAGCTAGGGCTCGTGGAAACGGCAGGCGCGGctgagaggaggcggcgcagggAGGAGATGGGAGAGGCAGtgggagaagagaggagatgTGTGACGATGCAGCTCCGGAGGCGCagcatggcgccggcggcgagggaagGGTTTCCGGTGAGAAGCCGGTGGGGAATTTTCACAAGCTCGGTGACACAACTGCTCCCTATATACGACTCTATTTTGTTTTcagaatttcaaaaaaataaaattatttctTGTTTTCCGAATTTCTAAAAACATGTGTGTATTATACTCAAATTTTGATCGGGACTTTCACAAGATTGGCATATAGGTGAAAACCTTCGTTCGgtgaaatttgaaaattttcaaTCATAACCATTAGATCTCAAATAAACAAACTAGAGAGGCGTAACCTCTAATCACTTAAATGTATTTATTGAAAGACCAAAAAACCTTAGACCTCTAATCACAATTTCAGAAAAAGTATAGTGTTTAGAGGTTCCATCTTTCACCTGATACGTTTATTTCAGATCTAATGGTTAGTTTTCATTAAACAGAGGCGTCTCCTATTTCATATATCTGGGCTTCTTTAATTTGAAACTTtgtaaaatcatttttttttcaagtctGAAAAAGAGAATCAAAGTTTGCAATCA includes:
- the LOC100834616 gene encoding uncharacterized protein LOC100834616, which codes for MADAPSASSSSPGGSPPPQPQPESEGGSISSMVASSATSAAAAAADFTRRGEAFSADMVAAARATVDTATAHAHSSAIAASDAANDAMAAALAAFPTLTNAAKEELEWVKKEYLAREQMALGKIKEGVIMAIEHPGIAAGSATVAGIVLLKRPRSYLIQRVRRIFVSKETLLSGIQAEVNHMRQTVNLVSNESQKLMDRAATAEKRFQKGWNTLREEGRAIQSELKQISDIENQVVGLKGILDQLPRAHASEFRSEISGLASQVKKEKRVLNSALTKIVNYGVPI
- the LOC100826866 gene encoding transcription termination factor MTERF8, chloroplastic gives rise to the protein MLRLRSCIVTHLLSSPTASPISSLRRLLSAAPAVSTSPSFAVEDYLVGTCGLTRAQALKASTKLSHLKSPSKPDAVVAFLAGLGFSSADVAAAVAKNPKLLCMGVERTLAPMVAELTGLGLSRSEIASLFLLSSVKIRLRSIVSKVQYYLTLLGSSENLLRAIKRSYYLLTSDLERVTKLNVAFLQECGLGACDIAKLCIRAPCILSINPQRFRKGVELAKGLDVPCSSGAFIDALESVTYLSEEKMATQAEYLKKAFRWSDAETRIAISKAPSLLRRSKDMLQSRSEFLISEVGLEPAYIAHRPSLVNYSPEGRTRPRYYAVKFLKANGLLDLDRDYFSTVTISEKVFLEKYICPHKEAAPHLAEDYAAACKGEVPSRLKFP